The proteins below come from a single Crassostrea angulata isolate pt1a10 unplaced genomic scaffold, ASM2561291v2 HiC_scaffold_114, whole genome shotgun sequence genomic window:
- the LOC128169297 gene encoding uncharacterized protein LOC128169297 yields MCKTISGCPSDVDELPQCSKPCPSNCEQCYPKTGICANCQHGYKGYACELICIAVADVIVTPASAINSSYDAMFSSSGLTFPSFGDVEVVNIYMTLSDQFNDISNMSVRVDNAMNFDVVLLGNDIQSTKFDVPNYGPPQGILTVQNSMNTKVYAIQITVLFQKPFTISNVKMPLRKCVKRITKA; encoded by the exons ATGTGCAAAACAA TTTCAGGCTGTCCATCTGATGTGGATGAATTGCCACAATGTTCAAAACCTTGCCCTTCTAACTGTGAGCAATGTTACCCCAAAACAGGGATATGTGCAAATTGCCAACACGGTTATAAAGGATATGCCTGTGAATTAA TCTGTATTGCTGTTGCAGATGTCATCGTAACCCCAGCAAGCGCTATAAATAGTTCTTACGATGCGATGTTTTCATCCAGTGGTCTGACATTTCCGTCATTTGGAGATGTTGAAGTTGTGAATATCTACATGACCTTATCCGACCAgtttaatgatatttcaaatatgtcTGTCAGAGTTGACAATGCAATGAATTTCGATGTTGTTCTGTTGGGAAATGATATACAATCAACAAAG TTCGACGTTCCGAACTATGGTCCACCACAAGGGATATTGACTGTTCAGAATAGTATGAACACCAAAGTGTATGCCATACAGATAACTGTATTGTTCCAAAAACCATTCACAATCTCAAATGTTAAAATGCCTTTGAGGAAGTGCGTAAAGAGAATT acAAAAGCTTGA